In the Oscarella lobularis chromosome 14, ooOscLobu1.1, whole genome shotgun sequence genome, one interval contains:
- the LOC136195509 gene encoding mucin-2-like isoform X1: MQRFVVSIVLWSCLLPIISSDGHDGMTGNSKEGLAHSGSRFVALRPPSNARIIKLLIISTDSSKPVRVTVTETDSGDSRTATVAVTKFLPRGQPISLRPYKRVDRSSVDVVATGGNISVHVVEIDSSSHVTTNVGQLLPISTIPKAEKYVFVAPDVNRGRDTLHIASVPGVAAQVTIEVPYDIAFSSWNLPYFVKRMTFDLPDSMVVRIVRPRGASLRGFKVWSSAPIAVFVSHQFPRRRDGVFHQLPGVSQLSDTYYFLAPNDLSVFPWTIYENTTDDDIDAGSDDIYFESYDNFSIGVVNGHSKMALALSYQGERLDRWVLPVIDEESRKYHIFHPQSVSLSYTYVTYVGIVAHSKIRLTVNGEPQVLQWTISEMNGEEIYVAMFEILGEPLRGDVALTAMYHIEGDAFYSLNSYFSIRPTPTTEAPTTTEVPTTEKTTIEPLITTTEAPTTTEVPTTEKTTIEPPITTTEAPTTTEVPTTEKTTIEPPITTTEAPTTTEVPTTEKTTIEPLITTTEAPTTTEVPTTEKTTIEPLITTTEATATTEVPTTEKTTTEPLITTTEATATTEVPTTEKTTTEPLITTTEAPTTTEPTAEKTTIEPPITTTEAPTTTEVPTTEKTTTEPLITTTEAPTTTEVPTTEKTTTEPLITTTEAPTTTEVPTTEKTTIEPPITTTEATATTEVPTTEKTTTEPLITTTEATATTEVPTTEKTTTEPLITTTEAPTTTEPTAEKTTIEPPITTTEAPTTTEVPTTEKTTIEPLITTTEAPTTTEVPTTEKTTTEPLITTTEAPTTTEVPTTEKTTTEPLITTTEAPTTTEVPTTEKTTIEPPITTTEATATTEVPTTEKTTTEPLITTTEATATTEVPTTEKTTTEPLITTTEAPTTTEPTAEKTTIEPPITTTEAPTTTEVPTTEKTTIEPLITTTEAPTTTEVPTTEKTTTEPLITTTEAPTTTEVPTTEKTTTEPLITTTEAPTTTEVPTTEKTTIEPPITTTEATATTEVPTTEKTTTEPLITTTEATATTEVPTTEKTTTEPLITTTEAPTTTEPTAEKTTIEPPITTTEAPTTTEVPTTEKTTIEPLITTTEAPTTTEVPTTEKTTIEPLITTTEAPTTTEVPTTEKTTTEPLITTTEAPTTTEVPTTEKTTTEPLITTTEAPTTTEVPTTEKTTTEPLITTTEAPTTTEVPTTEKTTIEPPITTTEATATTEVPTTEKTTTEPLITTTEATATTEVPTTEKTTTEPLITTTEAPTTTEPTAEKTTIEPPITTTEAPTTTEVPTTEKTTIEPLITTTEAPTTTEVPTTEKTTIEPPITTTEATATTEVPTTEKTTTEPPITVTTEEYSSAISGSGDVPSMRPIVRPPGCPSSIVQCNDADMSVFTQKLRDWFLVQSLQSSMSFSEISAALKNQSSESNSKVLTWLFARHDVSPADDLLSLNEIDRFVQYLRRQNCACHFFSDYGCFKNPAGVKKDVLGMCLYKNRFP; this comes from the exons ATGCAGCGGTTCGTTGTCTCTATCGTTTTGTGGAGCTGTTTGCTTCCGATCATAAGCTCCGATGGTCACGATGGCATGACAGGGAACTCGAAAGAAG GTCTGGCGCACTCTGGCTCTCGATTTGTCGCTCTGCGTCCTCCGTCGAATGCGCGCATCATCAAACTACTCATCATTTCGACTGATTCATCGAAACCCGTGCGAGTGACCGTCACGGAAACGGATAGCGGCGACAGTCGCACAGCCACGGTCGCCGTCACGAAATTCCTCCCTCGGGGACAACCGATATCACTCCGACCCTACAAACGCGTCGACAGGagcagcgtcgacgtcgtagcgACGGGCGGGAATATCAGcgttcacgtcgtcgaaatcgactcgtcgtcgcacgtcACAACAAATGTCGGTCAGCTCTTACCTATTAGTACGATACCCAAGGCAGAAAAGTACGTTTTCGTTGCCCCTGACGTCAATCGGGGCCGCGATACGCTGCATATTGCTTCCGTACCCGGCGTAGCGGCCCAAGTTACGATCGAAGTGCCGTACGATATTGCCTTTAGTTCGTGGAATCTTCCTTATTTCGTTAAGCGAATGACCTTTGATTTACCTGACAGTATGGTCGTGAGGATCGTTCGTCCAAGGGGGGCTTCGCTGCGAGGTTTCAAAGTTTGGTCGTCGGCACCTATTGCCGTTTTTGTCAGTCATCAATTTCCGCGGAGgcgtgacggcgtttttcaTCAGCTTCCGGGTGTTTCGCAATTAAGCGATACGTACTATTTCCTCGCGCCAAATGACTTGTCCGTTTTTCCGTGGACCATATACGAGAACACCACTGATGACGATATAGACGCCGGTTCTGATGATATTTATTTCGAGTCATATGACAATTTCAGTATTGGTGTCGTCAATGGTCATTCTAAAATGGCATTGGCGCTGTCTTACCAAGGAGAACGACTTGATCGCTGGGTTTTACCTGTTATTGACGAAGAATCGCGAAAGTATCACATCTTTCATCCACAGAGCGTCTCGCTAAGTTACACTTATGTTACCTATGTTGGCATAGTGGCTCACTCGAAAATAAGGCTCACTGTCAACGGAGAGCCGCAAGTTTTGCAGTGGACGATCAGCGAAATGAACGGCGAAGAAATCTACGTTGCCATGTTTGAAATATTGGGAGAACCGCTGCGCGGAGACGTCGCGCTAACTGCCATGTATCACATCGAAGGCGACGCCTTCTACTCATTGAACTCGTATTTTTCCATTAGACCGACTCCCACAACGGAAGCGCCTACTACAACAGAAGtaccaacaacagaaaaaactacaaTAGAGCCACTTATCACCACAACGGAAGCGCCTACTACAACAGAAGtaccaacaacagaaaaaactacaaTAGAGCCACCTATCACCACAACCGAAGCACCTACTACAACAGAAGtaccaacaacagaaaaaactacaaTAGAGCCACCTATCACCACAACGGAAGCGCCTACTACAACAGAAGtaccaacaacagaaaaaactacaaTAGAGCCACTTATCACCACAACGGAAGCGCCTACTACAACAGAAGtaccaacaacagaaaaaactacaaTAGAGCCACTTATCACCACAACGGAAGCAACTGCTACGACAGAAGtaccaacaacagaaaaaactacaaCAGAACCACTTATCACCACAACGGAAGCAACTGCTACGACAGAAGtaccaacaacagaaaaaactacaaCAGAGCCACTTATCACCACAACGGAAGCGCCTACTACAACAGAACcaacagcagaaaaaactACAATAGAGCCACCTATCACCACAACCGAAGCACCTACTACAACAGAAGtaccaacaacagaaaaaactacaaCAGAGCCACTTATCACCACAACGGAAGCGCCTACTACAACAGAAGtaccaacaacagaaaaaactacaaCAGAGCCACTTATCACCACAACGGAAGCGCCTACTACAACAGAAGtaccaacaacagaaaaaactacaaTAGAGCCACCTATCACCACAACGGAAGCAACTGCTACGACAGAAGtaccaacaacagaaaaaactacaaCAGAACCACTTATCACCACAACGGAAGCAACTGCTACGACAGAAGtaccaacaacagaaaaaactacaaCAGAGCCACTTATCACCACAACGGAAGCGCCTACTACAACAGAACcaacagcagaaaaaactACAATAGAGCCACCTATCACCACAACCGAAGCACCTACTACAACAGAAGtaccaacaacagaaaaaactacaaTAGAGCCACTTATCACCACAACGGAAGCGCCTACTACAACAGAAGtaccaacaacagaaaaaactacaaCAGAGCCACTTATCACCACAACGGAAGCGCCTACTACAACAGAAGtaccaacaacagaaaaaactacaaCAGAGCCACTTATCACCACAACGGAAGCGCCTACTACAACAGAAGtaccaacaacagaaaaaactacaaTAGAGCCACCTATCACCACAACGGAAGCAACTGCTACGACAGAAGtaccaacaacagaaaaaactacaaCAGAACCACTTATCACCACAACGGAAGCAACTGCTACGACAGAAGtaccaacaacagaaaaaactacaaCAGAGCCACTTATCACCACAACGGAAGCGCCTACTACAACAGAACcaacagcagaaaaaactACAATAGAGCCACCTATCACCACAACCGAAGCACCTACTACAACAGAAGtaccaacaacagaaaaaactacaaTAGAGCCACTTATCACCACAACGGAAGCGCCTACTACAACAGAAGtaccaacaacagaaaaaactacaaCAGAGCCACTTATCACCACAACGGAAGCGCCTACTACAACAGAAGtaccaacaacagaaaaaactacaaCAGAGCCACTTATCACCACAACGGAAGCGCCTACTACAACAGAAGtaccaacaacagaaaaaactacaaTAGAGCCACCTATCACCACAACGGAAGCAACTGCTACGACAGAAGtaccaacaacagaaaaaactacaaCAGAACCACTTATCACCACAACGGAAGCAACTGCTACGACAGAAGtaccaacaacagaaaaaactacaaCAGAGCCACTTATCACCACAACGGAAGCGCCTACTACAACAGAACcaacagcagaaaaaactACAATAGAGCCACCTATCACCACAACCGAAGCACCTACTACAACAGAAGtaccaacaacagaaaaaactacaaTAGAGCCACTTATCACCACAACGGAAGCGCCTACTACAACAGAAGtaccaacaacagaaaaaactacaaTAGAGCCACTTATCACCACAACGGAAGCGCCTACTACAACAGAAGtaccaacaacagaaaaaactacaaCAGAGCCACTTATCACCACAACGGAAGCGCCTACTACAACAGAAGtaccaacaacagaaaaaactacaaCAGAGCCACTTATCACCACAACGGAAGCGCCTACTACAACAGAAGtaccaacaacagaaaaaactacaaCAGAGCCACTTATCACCACAACGGAAGCGCCTACTACAACAGAAGtaccaacaacagaaaaaactacaaTAGAGCCACCTATCACCACAACGGAAGCAACTGCTACGACAGAAGtaccaacaacagaaaaaactacaaCAGAACCACTTATCACCACAACGGAAGCAACTGCTACGACAGAAGtaccaacaacagaaaaaactacaaCAGAGCCACTTATCACCACAACGGAAGCGCCTACTACAACAGAACcaacagcagaaaaaactACAATAGAGCCACCTATCACCACAACCGAAGCACCTACTACAACAGAAGtaccaacaacagaaaaaactacaaTAGAGCCACTTATCACCACAACGGAAGCGCCTACTACAACAGAAGtaccaacaacagaaaaaactacaaTAGAGCCACCTATCACCACAACGGAAGCAACTGCTACGACAGAAGtaccaacaacagaaaaaactacaaCAGAGCCACCTATCACAGTTACTACAGAAGAATATAGCAGTGCGATATCCGGTTCAGGAGATGTACCTTCGATGCGTCCCATTGTCCGTCCGCCCGGATGTCCATCGTCGATTGTCCAGTGCAACGATGCCGATATGTCTGTGTTTACACAGAAGCTTAGGGACTGGTTTCTTGTGCAGTCACTACAGTCTTCGATGAGTTTTTCCGAAATATCTGCTGCTTTGAAAAATCAATCTTCGGAGTCCAATTCGAAAGTTCTTACGTGGCTCTTTGCCCGCCATGACGTCAGTCCTGCGGACGATTTATTGTCTCtgaacgaaatcgatcgttttGTTCAGTACCTGCGACGGCAAAATTGCGcttgtcattttttttcggACTACGGCTGTTTCAAAAATCCAGCTGGGGTGAAAAAAGACGTTCTTGGCATGTGTCTCTACAAAAATAGATTCCCGTAG
- the LOC136195509 gene encoding mucin-2-like isoform X3, with protein sequence MQRFVVSIVLWSCLLPIISSDGHDGMTGNSKEGLAHSGSRFVALRPPSNARIIKLLIISTDSSKPVRVTVTETDSGDSRTATVAVTKFLPRGQPISLRPYKRVDRSSVDVVATGGNISVHVVEIDSSSHVTTNVGQLLPISTIPKAEKYVFVAPDVNRGRDTLHIASVPGVAAQVTIEVPYDIAFSSWNLPYFVKRMTFDLPDSMVVRIVRPRGASLRGFKVWSSAPIAVFVSHQFPRRRDGVFHQLPGVSQLSDTYYFLAPNDLSVFPWTIYENTTDDDIDAGSDDIYFESYDNFSIGVVNGHSKMALALSYQGERLDRWVLPVIDEESRKYHIFHPQSVSLSYTYVTYVGIVAHSKIRLTVNGEPQVLQWTISEMNGEEIYVAMFEILGEPLRGDVALTAMYHIEGDAFYSLNSYFSIRPTPTTEAPTTTEVPTTEKTTIEPLITTTEAPTTTEVPTTEKTTIEPPITTTEAPTTTEVPTTEKTTIEPPITTTEAPTTTEVPTTEKTTIEPLITTTEAPTTTEVPTTEKTTIEPLITTTEATATTEVPTTEKTTTEPLITTTEATATTEVPTTEKTTTEPLITTTEAPTTTEPTAEKTTIEPPITTTEAPTTTEVPTTEKTTTEPLITTTEAPTTTEVPTTEKTTTEPLITTTEAPTTTEVPTTEKTTIEPPITTTEATATTEVPTTEKTTTEPLITTTEATATTEVPTTEKTTTEPLITTTEAPTTTEPTAEKTTIEPPITTTEAPTTTEVPTTEKTTIEPLITTTEAPTTTEVPTTEKTTTEPLITTTEAPTTTEVPTTEKTTTEPLITTTEAPTTTEVPTTEKTTIEPPITTTEATATTEVPTTEKTTTEPLITTTEATATTEVPTTEKTTTEPLITTTEAPTTTEPTAEKTTIEPPITTTEAPTTTEVPTTEKTTIEPLITTTEAPTTTEVPTTEKTTTEPLITTTEAPTTTEVPTTEKTTTEPLITTTEAPTTTEVPTTEKTTIEPPITTTEATATTEVPTTEKTTTEPLITTTEATATTEVPTTEKTTTEPLITTTEAPTTTEPTAEKTTIEPPITTTEAPTTTEVPTTEKTTIEPLITTTEAPTTTEVPTTEKTTIEPLITTTEAPTTTEVPTTEKTTTEPLITTTEAPTTTEVPTTEKTTTEPLITTTEAPTTTEVPTTEKTTTEPLITTTEAPTTTEVPTTEKTTIEPLITTTEAPTTTEPTAEKTTIEPPITTTEAPTTTEVPTTEKTTIEPLITTTEAPTTTEVPTTEKTTIEPPITTTEATATTEVPTTEKTTTEPPITVTTEEYSSAISGSGDVPSMRPIVRPPGCPSSIVQCNDADMSVFTQKLRDWFLVQSLQSSMSFSEISAALKNQSSESNSKVLTWLFARHDVSPADDLLSLNEIDRFVQYLRRQNCACHFFSDYGCFKNPAGVKKDVLGMCLYKNRFP encoded by the exons ATGCAGCGGTTCGTTGTCTCTATCGTTTTGTGGAGCTGTTTGCTTCCGATCATAAGCTCCGATGGTCACGATGGCATGACAGGGAACTCGAAAGAAG GTCTGGCGCACTCTGGCTCTCGATTTGTCGCTCTGCGTCCTCCGTCGAATGCGCGCATCATCAAACTACTCATCATTTCGACTGATTCATCGAAACCCGTGCGAGTGACCGTCACGGAAACGGATAGCGGCGACAGTCGCACAGCCACGGTCGCCGTCACGAAATTCCTCCCTCGGGGACAACCGATATCACTCCGACCCTACAAACGCGTCGACAGGagcagcgtcgacgtcgtagcgACGGGCGGGAATATCAGcgttcacgtcgtcgaaatcgactcgtcgtcgcacgtcACAACAAATGTCGGTCAGCTCTTACCTATTAGTACGATACCCAAGGCAGAAAAGTACGTTTTCGTTGCCCCTGACGTCAATCGGGGCCGCGATACGCTGCATATTGCTTCCGTACCCGGCGTAGCGGCCCAAGTTACGATCGAAGTGCCGTACGATATTGCCTTTAGTTCGTGGAATCTTCCTTATTTCGTTAAGCGAATGACCTTTGATTTACCTGACAGTATGGTCGTGAGGATCGTTCGTCCAAGGGGGGCTTCGCTGCGAGGTTTCAAAGTTTGGTCGTCGGCACCTATTGCCGTTTTTGTCAGTCATCAATTTCCGCGGAGgcgtgacggcgtttttcaTCAGCTTCCGGGTGTTTCGCAATTAAGCGATACGTACTATTTCCTCGCGCCAAATGACTTGTCCGTTTTTCCGTGGACCATATACGAGAACACCACTGATGACGATATAGACGCCGGTTCTGATGATATTTATTTCGAGTCATATGACAATTTCAGTATTGGTGTCGTCAATGGTCATTCTAAAATGGCATTGGCGCTGTCTTACCAAGGAGAACGACTTGATCGCTGGGTTTTACCTGTTATTGACGAAGAATCGCGAAAGTATCACATCTTTCATCCACAGAGCGTCTCGCTAAGTTACACTTATGTTACCTATGTTGGCATAGTGGCTCACTCGAAAATAAGGCTCACTGTCAACGGAGAGCCGCAAGTTTTGCAGTGGACGATCAGCGAAATGAACGGCGAAGAAATCTACGTTGCCATGTTTGAAATATTGGGAGAACCGCTGCGCGGAGACGTCGCGCTAACTGCCATGTATCACATCGAAGGCGACGCCTTCTACTCATTGAACTCGTATTTTTCCATTAGACCGACTCCCACAACGGAAGCGCCTACTACAACAGAAGtaccaacaacagaaaaaactacaaTAGAGCCACTTATCACCACAACGGAAGCGCCTACTACAACAGAAGtaccaacaacagaaaaaactacaaTAGAGCCACCTATCACCACAACCGAAGCACCTACTACAACAGAAGtaccaacaacagaaaaaactacaaTAGAGCCACCTATCACCACAACGGAAGCGCCTACTACAACAGAAGtaccaacaacagaaaaaactacaaTAGAGCCACTTATCACCACAACGGAAGCGCCTACTACAACAGAAGtaccaacaacagaaaaaactacaaTAGAGCCACTTATCACCACAACGGAAGCAACTGCTACGACAGAAGtaccaacaacagaaaaaactacaaCAGAACCACTTATCACCACAACGGAAGCAACTGCTACGACAGAAGtaccaacaacagaaaaaactacaaCAGAGCCACTTATCACCACAACGGAAGCGCCTACTACAACAGAACcaacagcagaaaaaactACAATAGAGCCACCTATCACCACAACCGAAGCACCTACTACAACAGAAGtaccaacaacagaaaaaactacaaCAGAGCCACTTATCACCACAACGGAAGCGCCTACTACAACAGAAGtaccaacaacagaaaaaactacaaCAGAGCCACTTATCACCACAACGGAAGCGCCTACTACAACAGAAGtaccaacaacagaaaaaactacaaTAGAGCCACCTATCACCACAACGGAAGCAACTGCTACGACAGAAGtaccaacaacagaaaaaactacaaCAGAACCACTTATCACCACAACGGAAGCAACTGCTACGACAGAAGtaccaacaacagaaaaaactacaaCAGAGCCACTTATCACCACAACGGAAGCGCCTACTACAACAGAACcaacagcagaaaaaactACAATAGAGCCACCTATCACCACAACCGAAGCACCTACTACAACAGAAGtaccaacaacagaaaaaactacaaTAGAGCCACTTATCACCACAACGGAAGCGCCTACTACAACAGAAGtaccaacaacagaaaaaactacaaCAGAGCCACTTATCACCACAACGGAAGCGCCTACTACAACAGAAGtaccaacaacagaaaaaactacaaCAGAGCCACTTATCACCACAACGGAAGCGCCTACTACAACAGAAGtaccaacaacagaaaaaactacaaTAGAGCCACCTATCACCACAACGGAAGCAACTGCTACGACAGAAGtaccaacaacagaaaaaactacaaCAGAACCACTTATCACCACAACGGAAGCAACTGCTACGACAGAAGtaccaacaacagaaaaaactacaaCAGAGCCACTTATCACCACAACGGAAGCGCCTACTACAACAGAACcaacagcagaaaaaactACAATAGAGCCACCTATCACCACAACCGAAGCACCTACTACAACAGAAGtaccaacaacagaaaaaactacaaTAGAGCCACTTATCACCACAACGGAAGCGCCTACTACAACAGAAGtaccaacaacagaaaaaactacaaCAGAGCCACTTATCACCACAACGGAAGCGCCTACTACAACAGAAGtaccaacaacagaaaaaactacaaCAGAGCCACTTATCACCACAACGGAAGCGCCTACTACAACAGAAGtaccaacaacagaaaaaactacaaTAGAGCCACCTATCACCACAACGGAAGCAACTGCTACGACAGAAGtaccaacaacagaaaaaactacaaCAGAACCACTTATCACCACAACGGAAGCAACTGCTACGACAGAAGtaccaacaacagaaaaaactacaaCAGAGCCACTTATCACCACAACGGAAGCGCCTACTACAACAGAACcaacagcagaaaaaactACAATAGAGCCACCTATCACCACAACCGAAGCACCTACTACAACAGAAGtaccaacaacagaaaaaactacaaTAGAGCCACTTATCACCACAACGGAAGCGCCTACTACAACAGAAGtaccaacaacagaaaaaactacaaTAGAGCCACTTATCACCACAACGGAAGCGCCTACTACAACAGAAGtaccaacaacagaaaaaactacaaCAGAGCCACTTATCACCACAACGGAAGCGCCTACTACAACAGAAGtaccaacaacagaaaaaactacaaCAGAGCCACTTATCACCACAACGGAAGCGCCTACTACAACAGAAGtaccaacaacagaaaaaactacaaCAGAGCCACTTATCACCACAACGGAAGCGCCTACTACAACAGAAGtaccaacaacagaaaaaactacaaTAGAGCCAC TTATCACCACAACGGAAGCGCCTACTACAACAGAACcaacagcagaaaaaactACAATAGAGCCACCTATCACCACAACCGAAGCACCTACTACAACAGAAGtaccaacaacagaaaaaactacaaTAGAGCCACTTATCACCACAACGGAAGCGCCTACTACAACAGAAGtaccaacaacagaaaaaactacaaTAGAGCCACCTATCACCACAACGGAAGCAACTGCTACGACAGAAGtaccaacaacagaaaaaactacaaCAGAGCCACCTATCACAGTTACTACAGAAGAATATAGCAGTGCGATATCCGGTTCAGGAGATGTACCTTCGATGCGTCCCATTGTCCGTCCGCCCGGATGTCCATCGTCGATTGTCCAGTGCAACGATGCCGATATGTCTGTGTTTACACAGAAGCTTAGGGACTGGTTTCTTGTGCAGTCACTACAGTCTTCGATGAGTTTTTCCGAAATATCTGCTGCTTTGAAAAATCAATCTTCGGAGTCCAATTCGAAAGTTCTTACGTGGCTCTTTGCCCGCCATGACGTCAGTCCTGCGGACGATTTATTGTCTCtgaacgaaatcgatcgttttGTTCAGTACCTGCGACGGCAAAATTGCGcttgtcattttttttcggACTACGGCTGTTTCAAAAATCCAGCTGGGGTGAAAAAAGACGTTCTTGGCATGTGTCTCTACAAAAATAGATTCCCGTAG